A region from the Geobacter benzoatilyticus genome encodes:
- a CDS encoding radical SAM protein, with product MTLAAQSSQQRFKLLRQALLLATPPAVTDVGCPETTTERTLTRRGVLWLGQTCNLRCSFCYFADMVATASHPEHSFMSLEKAKAICRTLVDFYGNTALDLQGGEPTIYPGILELVAFCRDIGLAPTLITNGLLLDDQELCLRYRDAGVNDFLVSVQGLGEVHDRLVGVTGAHRRQMTALRNLRELAIPFRFNCVMSGPALSQLPDIALLARETGARVVNFITFNPFADQGRNGRRTSDNVPSYSEVKPLLQSALEILETAGIEVNVRYFPFCMVEERYRHHVYNFQQLSYDHCEWDFASWGWTGLKPQRTRDGQPSPPVALNASPGLTRAKEIFKKLAEARLLKPLLYSGYRIVSRVLASSCANPAELYRRVAKIHADIHCEYRYGEACQTCNLMTICDGFHGDYAEIFGMDEAEPVHSAGRVDDPTYYISRQAKVL from the coding sequence ATGACTCTGGCCGCGCAATCGTCACAGCAACGGTTTAAGCTCTTGCGACAAGCGTTGTTATTAGCAACTCCGCCCGCTGTTACTGATGTGGGGTGCCCGGAAACAACCACTGAGCGCACCCTGACACGCCGTGGGGTTCTGTGGCTCGGGCAGACCTGTAATCTTCGCTGCTCGTTCTGTTATTTCGCCGATATGGTCGCTACTGCTTCCCATCCGGAGCATTCCTTCATGTCACTAGAAAAAGCTAAGGCGATCTGTAGAACCCTTGTCGATTTCTATGGCAACACCGCTTTGGATCTGCAGGGGGGTGAGCCGACGATCTATCCTGGGATACTTGAGCTCGTTGCCTTCTGTCGAGACATTGGACTGGCTCCGACGCTCATTACGAACGGCCTACTCCTTGACGACCAAGAACTCTGCCTTCGTTACCGGGATGCGGGAGTGAACGATTTTCTGGTCAGCGTCCAGGGACTTGGTGAGGTCCACGACCGTCTCGTGGGGGTCACCGGAGCCCATCGTCGGCAGATGACTGCTCTACGCAACTTGCGAGAGTTGGCAATCCCGTTTCGCTTCAATTGCGTGATGTCCGGTCCGGCCTTAAGCCAGTTGCCAGATATTGCCTTACTGGCCCGGGAAACTGGTGCACGGGTTGTCAATTTCATCACCTTCAATCCATTCGCAGATCAAGGGAGAAACGGGAGACGCACTTCTGACAACGTGCCTAGCTATAGTGAGGTTAAGCCGTTACTTCAGTCAGCTCTGGAGATTCTTGAAACAGCGGGCATCGAGGTAAATGTCCGCTATTTTCCGTTCTGTATGGTTGAGGAGCGCTACCGCCATCATGTTTACAACTTTCAGCAGCTTTCCTATGACCATTGTGAATGGGATTTCGCTTCTTGGGGGTGGACAGGGCTTAAGCCTCAGAGAACGCGGGACGGACAGCCTTCGCCTCCTGTGGCGCTCAACGCTTCGCCCGGGCTGACCCGCGCGAAAGAGATCTTCAAAAAGCTCGCAGAAGCGAGGCTGCTCAAACCGCTCCTCTACAGCGGTTATCGAATTGTTAGCCGGGTACTGGCGTCATCGTGCGCAAACCCTGCTGAGCTCTATCGGCGCGTGGCGAAGATACATGCTGATATCCATTGTGAGTATCGTTACGGAGAAGCATGTCAAACCTGCAATCTGATGACTATCTGTGATGGCTTTCATGGGGATTATGCGGAGATTTTCGGTATGGATGAGGCGGAACCGGTTCATTCTGCAGGGCGTGTCGATGATCCGACTTACTATATCTCACGGCAGGCGAAGGTACTGTGA
- a CDS encoding ABC transporter permease: MSILDDIKKLHAFQDLLLIYVWRELSIRYKHTVLGIVWAVIQPLCMMGLFTVVFTVIMPTKVSSYPYPVFFYTALISWNFFASSLQTAIPCLAENYNLVTKIYFPREILPLSGAGLAFIDFLIAGLLLVPLYLYFGITFTWQMLYVIPLALLLILFTISTCLVFSAMNVYYRDVKLLMNFLVQLWFFATPVIYSLDAAPMGLKLALLCNPLTFIIENMRRCLLEGRGVILWQLAVMAVLVGGYAVCSYRVFKITEKKFADVI; encoded by the coding sequence ATGTCGATCCTTGATGACATCAAAAAACTCCATGCCTTTCAGGATCTTCTCCTCATCTATGTCTGGAGGGAGCTGAGCATCCGCTACAAACACACCGTTCTGGGTATCGTCTGGGCGGTTATCCAACCGCTCTGCATGATGGGACTCTTCACTGTGGTGTTTACGGTTATCATGCCGACCAAAGTGTCAAGCTATCCCTACCCCGTATTTTTCTACACTGCACTGATTTCGTGGAATTTTTTCGCGTCATCCCTCCAGACGGCGATCCCTTGCCTTGCAGAGAATTACAATTTGGTTACGAAGATTTATTTCCCCCGTGAGATACTCCCTCTGTCAGGCGCTGGACTGGCATTTATCGATTTCCTTATTGCCGGTCTTCTATTGGTGCCGCTCTATCTCTATTTCGGAATCACTTTCACTTGGCAGATGCTTTATGTTATTCCGCTCGCACTCCTTCTCATCCTTTTTACGATCAGCACCTGCCTTGTTTTTTCAGCAATGAACGTTTATTACCGGGACGTCAAGCTGTTGATGAATTTTCTGGTTCAGCTCTGGTTCTTCGCGACGCCGGTGATCTACTCGCTGGATGCAGCACCCATGGGACTTAAGCTAGCTCTGCTCTGTAACCCGCTGACCTTTATCATCGAAAATATGCGACGCTGTCTTCTTGAGGGAAGGGGGGTTATCCTCTGGCAACTTGCAGTAATGGCGGTTCTGGTCGGCGGATACGCCGTCTGTTCTTATCGTGTCTTCAAAATTACCGAGAAAAAGTTTGCCGATGTTATCTGA
- a CDS encoding ABC transporter ATP-binding protein, which translates to MLTMDGVWKKYSRDAIFHRSLREDLLNVFTRRFDNVLGVNDFWALSDISLSVAPGESVGLYGHNGAGKSTILKLLSGVTHPTLGSLNVRGRIAPLIEIGAGFHPDLTAKENIYMNGAILGMKIPEIKAKFDSIVDFSELSSFIQVPVKKYSSGMYLRLAFSIAIHSEADVYLIDEIISVGDTEFQDKCIDKIIELRFKGKTLIVISHSHDLMRRVTDRIIYLEKGEVVARD; encoded by the coding sequence ATGCTGACAATGGATGGGGTCTGGAAGAAGTACTCCCGCGACGCAATTTTTCATCGCTCGCTGAGGGAGGACCTTTTGAATGTGTTTACCCGTCGTTTTGATAATGTGCTCGGAGTTAACGACTTTTGGGCGCTGAGCGACATTTCACTCTCGGTGGCACCAGGAGAATCGGTTGGTCTTTACGGACACAACGGTGCAGGAAAAAGCACGATTCTCAAGCTCCTCTCTGGGGTCACTCATCCGACCCTCGGTTCGCTCAACGTTCGAGGTCGTATCGCCCCGCTCATTGAAATCGGAGCTGGCTTTCATCCCGACCTCACGGCCAAAGAGAACATCTACATGAACGGCGCAATCTTGGGAATGAAAATTCCTGAGATAAAGGCAAAATTTGACTCTATTGTTGATTTTTCCGAACTTTCTTCCTTCATCCAAGTGCCGGTAAAAAAATACTCCTCTGGTATGTACCTTCGTTTAGCGTTCTCCATTGCTATTCACAGTGAGGCGGATGTGTATTTAATTGACGAGATTATTTCCGTGGGGGATACCGAGTTTCAGGATAAATGTATTGATAAGATCATTGAGCTCAGATTCAAAGGTAAAACTTTGATAGTCATATCTCATAGCCACGACCTAATGCGGCGAGTTACTGATCGGATCATCTATTTAGAAAAAGGAGAGGTGGTAGCTCGTGATTAG
- a CDS encoding class I SAM-dependent methyltransferase, translating to MISTLKHLYGVLKWKIAKNTTRWQLNCICCPVCKSKMQHVDSNTRFNIVCCTCCGHATTSIQLNESELDILYDGLSYWQKDKGHQGIINFWEGNWDDFLRPRLESIYDHAKFSDISSKNVLEIGCSEGKLLHELNNRGHKVLGFECNKTLAEMGSRAFSLPIKGERFTAEKLEGEKFDLVLAYHTIEHVANVGKIVSDLSTATARNGKLVAELPIETIYNNPDHIHYFTEKSIQILFCVYYSKVEIVRNGFIDGKGDYTKSVYVIASNPTGMKYN from the coding sequence GTGATTAGTACACTGAAACATTTATATGGTGTCCTAAAATGGAAAATTGCTAAGAATACGACAAGATGGCAGCTCAATTGCATTTGTTGTCCTGTTTGTAAAAGTAAAATGCAACATGTTGACAGTAATACTCGTTTTAATATCGTTTGCTGCACTTGCTGTGGTCATGCTACCACCAGTATCCAGCTTAATGAGTCCGAACTAGATATCCTTTATGATGGACTCAGCTATTGGCAGAAGGATAAAGGCCATCAGGGTATCATAAATTTTTGGGAAGGAAACTGGGATGATTTTTTAAGGCCAAGACTTGAGTCAATCTATGACCATGCCAAATTTAGCGATATTTCGTCGAAGAATGTTTTAGAAATAGGATGTTCTGAGGGCAAATTACTTCACGAGCTTAATAATCGCGGTCACAAGGTTCTTGGATTTGAATGCAATAAGACTTTGGCTGAAATGGGAAGCAGGGCTTTTTCTTTACCAATTAAAGGAGAGAGATTCACTGCTGAAAAACTCGAAGGAGAAAAGTTTGATCTAGTTCTTGCATATCACACTATTGAACACGTGGCTAATGTGGGCAAAATTGTCAGCGATCTCAGCACGGCTACAGCAAGAAACGGAAAGCTTGTTGCTGAGCTGCCTATTGAAACTATATATAACAACCCTGACCACATACATTATTTTACTGAAAAATCGATCCAAATTTTATTTTGCGTATATTACAGCAAGGTTGAGATTGTCAGAAATGGATTTATTGATGGCAAAGGAGATTATACTAAATCAGTTTATGTGATTGCTAGCAATCCAACTGGCATGAAGTATAATTAA
- a CDS encoding radical SAM protein, giving the protein MNEFKNSQRRVITRRGVIWLGQTCNLHCHFCYFLDRIKHQSHPEHPFMSLEKAKRVCKTLVDFYHNNSIDIQGGEPTIYSDIYELVMYCREIGLLPTLITNALILSNKDACLKLKDAGVRDFLISVHGLGNAFDTIVGVKGAHGKQMRALDNLVDIGVPFRFNSVLSKLALPQLSGIARLAVEKGARAVNFIAFNPFEDQRKEGKRSDKNVPRYRDVSGPLVEALDILTDAGVEVNVRYFPFCMVPDRHWKSIYNFQQLTYDIHEWDFASWSWTGMRPQRMRDGDLSPVISLEEASYTPVKYPGVIQHAAERLHAAFSSSPRLLSAAESINRKLSSMVLRKQEESASCLDSREQLYRTNARLRAESHCGYIYAERCRSCSLKQVCDGFHGDYAALFGADEATCIELPQSVDDPKHFIGSQWKVVEEEDFYWAL; this is encoded by the coding sequence ATGAATGAATTTAAGAATAGTCAACGTAGGGTTATCACTCGCCGCGGTGTAATCTGGCTCGGACAAACCTGTAATCTACATTGCCATTTTTGTTATTTTCTCGATAGAATCAAACACCAGAGTCATCCGGAACATCCTTTCATGTCGCTGGAAAAGGCTAAGAGAGTTTGCAAGACACTTGTAGACTTTTATCACAATAATTCCATTGATATCCAAGGCGGAGAACCTACCATCTATTCGGATATTTATGAACTTGTTATGTATTGTCGCGAAATTGGGCTGTTGCCGACTCTGATTACCAACGCTCTGATCCTTTCCAACAAGGATGCCTGCTTGAAACTCAAGGATGCCGGTGTCCGCGATTTCCTGATCAGTGTTCACGGGCTTGGAAATGCATTTGATACTATTGTTGGTGTCAAGGGCGCTCACGGTAAACAAATGAGAGCTCTAGACAACCTGGTCGATATCGGTGTTCCGTTTCGATTCAACAGCGTTCTGTCAAAATTGGCACTGCCCCAACTTTCGGGAATCGCGCGTCTGGCAGTGGAGAAGGGAGCTAGGGCAGTAAATTTTATTGCATTCAATCCGTTTGAGGACCAACGGAAAGAAGGGAAGCGATCTGATAAGAATGTCCCGCGCTACCGTGACGTTTCCGGACCCCTCGTCGAAGCCCTCGACATTCTCACTGATGCAGGCGTAGAAGTGAACGTCCGCTACTTCCCCTTCTGCATGGTTCCCGACCGCCACTGGAAGTCAATTTACAACTTCCAGCAACTTACCTATGATATTCATGAATGGGACTTTGCATCGTGGTCTTGGACGGGAATGAGGCCGCAACGGATGAGGGATGGTGATCTCTCTCCGGTGATAAGTCTTGAGGAAGCCAGCTATACGCCAGTGAAGTATCCTGGAGTCATCCAGCACGCTGCGGAGAGGTTGCACGCTGCGTTTTCCTCGTCCCCGCGTCTCCTTTCTGCGGCGGAATCTATTAACCGGAAACTTTCTTCGATGGTGCTCAGAAAACAAGAGGAATCGGCATCTTGCCTCGATTCTCGCGAACAGCTCTATCGGACTAATGCCAGGCTTCGTGCGGAGAGTCATTGCGGGTATATCTATGCGGAGAGATGTCGATCGTGCTCTCTCAAACAGGTCTGCGATGGTTTCCACGGTGATTATGCCGCGCTGTTCGGTGCTGATGAGGCAACGTGCATTGAATTGCCTCAGAGTGTTGACGACCCGAAGCATTTTATCGGTAGCCAATGGAAGGTGGTAGAGGAGGAGGATTTTTATTGGGCGCTTTAG
- a CDS encoding glycosyltransferase, whose translation MGALGFVSLLEDVRLEGVAARDPFVTVIVTNYNYGKYVADCLRSIARQTYSNFKCIVVDDCSTDDSPGIIQAFISSGEAAGRFTFVRHETNRGQMGGFVTGLHHAEGSFVVYVDADDLLLEDFIEAHLYAHARFEPVAYTSSNQYQIDEYGEIVSGIHSDHKAKGRFKYVTSRPIYHPYWVWATTSSMMFRRSVLDLIVPGNTDTYRICADNYICHFANLVGGSLLIPTVHGCYRRHGSNHFSSNRILGGDHPTGDMERHPKHHEIRLGIFAHLCEKSDWFIPALSKGKFLKTVAKTVGPAELLKFASKLPPAFPVRQAATLCLLLRMGEVVRLVRAFVMPRTGCLKHQFSGDADILRLPGE comes from the coding sequence TTGGGCGCTTTAGGATTTGTTTCATTGCTTGAAGATGTCCGTCTGGAGGGTGTTGCAGCGCGTGACCCCTTTGTTACTGTGATTGTAACCAATTACAATTACGGAAAGTATGTCGCAGATTGTCTCCGCTCGATTGCACGCCAGACTTACAGCAATTTCAAGTGTATCGTTGTCGATGACTGTTCGACGGACGATTCTCCGGGCATTATTCAAGCGTTTATCTCAAGTGGTGAGGCGGCAGGGCGTTTTACATTCGTACGACATGAAACCAATCGAGGACAAATGGGTGGTTTTGTCACCGGATTGCATCATGCAGAGGGTTCTTTTGTTGTTTATGTTGATGCCGACGACCTGCTTCTAGAGGATTTCATTGAGGCACATCTGTATGCTCACGCCCGTTTTGAGCCGGTTGCGTATACGAGTTCAAATCAATATCAGATCGATGAGTACGGGGAGATTGTCTCGGGCATACATTCTGACCACAAAGCTAAGGGCCGGTTCAAATACGTAACGAGTCGTCCGATCTATCATCCGTATTGGGTATGGGCGACCACAAGTTCTATGATGTTCAGACGCTCGGTTCTGGACTTGATTGTTCCTGGCAATACGGACACCTATCGTATATGCGCTGATAATTATATTTGCCATTTTGCTAACTTGGTTGGTGGCTCATTGCTGATCCCTACGGTTCATGGATGCTATCGCCGGCATGGCAGTAACCACTTCAGTTCCAATCGAATTCTCGGTGGCGACCATCCCACTGGAGACATGGAGAGGCACCCCAAGCATCACGAGATTCGCTTGGGAATATTTGCTCATCTTTGTGAGAAAAGTGATTGGTTTATTCCCGCGCTTTCAAAAGGCAAGTTTCTTAAAACTGTTGCAAAGACGGTGGGTCCGGCTGAACTTCTAAAATTCGCCTCAAAACTTCCGCCAGCATTTCCTGTCAGGCAGGCAGCAACTTTATGCCTGCTTCTGAGAATGGGGGAAGTTGTCAGGCTTGTTCGAGCCTTTGTCATGCCACGCACAGGTTGCTTGAAACATCAATTCAGTGGCGATGCCGACATTCTGCGGTTGCCGGGAGAGTGA
- a CDS encoding glycosyltransferase: MPYNPFISVVIATCNRADYLRTCLNSIVNQTVPRHLFEVIVVNDGSTDQTAKVLEEFVEADAVNLNVIHQPNAGVSAARNAGVATATAPYIGFTDDDCILPPNWLQRIINTWESVEGDIAGIGGPLDTVIDNGDSLAGHFIRYLDEFNYIPVITQLVVRPVHVTKLKGNEEIAYLRTSNASFKRSCLESINGFDVSFRRPGGEDPDLCYRLIACDYRFRIISSLVVSHHSRESLGAYFRTLRNYVTGDVKKSRKRHMYQHPVIIRSYALLPLQKLMSFLLSIIAFPCSVYKLARDGAYTPFEALIFPFIVILSKQYAFFVSINVIFQKH; the protein is encoded by the coding sequence ATGCCTTACAATCCCTTTATCAGTGTAGTAATTGCAACCTGCAACAGGGCAGACTATTTGAGGACCTGTCTCAATTCAATTGTAAATCAGACCGTTCCTCGGCACCTTTTCGAGGTGATTGTGGTAAACGATGGGTCGACTGATCAAACTGCTAAGGTGCTAGAGGAATTTGTTGAAGCCGATGCAGTCAATCTTAATGTCATTCATCAGCCTAATGCCGGCGTTTCAGCGGCCAGGAATGCTGGTGTGGCAACCGCCACTGCCCCTTATATCGGTTTCACTGACGATGATTGCATACTTCCACCGAATTGGCTTCAGAGGATCATAAACACCTGGGAGAGCGTAGAAGGGGATATTGCCGGTATAGGTGGACCGCTTGACACCGTGATTGATAATGGTGATTCGTTAGCAGGACACTTCATCCGCTACCTCGATGAGTTTAACTATATTCCTGTTATTACTCAGTTGGTTGTACGACCGGTACACGTTACCAAACTTAAGGGTAACGAAGAGATTGCATATCTGAGAACGTCAAACGCGTCTTTCAAGAGGAGTTGTCTTGAGAGTATTAATGGGTTTGATGTGTCTTTCAGGCGTCCTGGGGGGGAAGATCCTGATCTCTGTTATCGACTTATCGCGTGTGACTACCGGTTTCGTATTATCTCTTCTCTTGTAGTATCGCATCATTCGCGTGAAAGTCTGGGGGCCTATTTCAGAACCCTGCGAAATTATGTAACCGGTGATGTAAAAAAGAGCCGAAAGCGCCATATGTATCAGCATCCTGTGATAATTAGAAGTTATGCACTTCTTCCTCTCCAGAAACTCATGTCATTTTTGCTTTCTATAATTGCATTTCCTTGTTCAGTTTACAAATTGGCTCGCGATGGTGCATACACTCCATTTGAAGCACTAATTTTTCCATTTATCGTAATTTTATCGAAACAGTATGCTTTTTTTGTGAGTATTAATGTAATTTTTCAGAAGCATTGA
- a CDS encoding ATP-binding protein, translated as MLDELYSLSQTFLHLRNRSFHRYFLQETPLTNRFSIIVGQRGIGKTTAMTQYLLEQANGDRFSRHILYLQADHFLLSRTSLYDIAEEFYGLGGKLICFDEIHKYPDWSLELKSIFDTFPDLRMLASGSSALEIAKGSHDLSRRALLYRMHGLSFREYLGMYCDIHFDKVSLNEILANHQRIADTVVATLAGHDRKVLALFKEYLATGYYPYFKEFNDRGQFYLTIEQNVHTTLEADLPAIHQNLNGVSVRKIERLLAIVSSLVPYTPDMKHLKNMLDIGDERTLKNYLKLLEDAGILRTVSRSGKGLRALEKPEKIYLNNPTLYYALAGGAAPDSGAVRETFFLAMVSVAHQVRVPVKGDFLVNDSVTFEVGGKNKDSSQIQGLENAWLALDSVEIGSGSRIPLWLFGFLY; from the coding sequence ATGCTTGATGAACTTTATTCCTTAAGCCAGACCTTTCTGCATCTGCGCAACCGCAGTTTTCATCGCTATTTCCTGCAGGAAACACCACTTACCAACCGTTTTTCCATTATTGTCGGCCAGCGTGGCATCGGCAAGACTACAGCTATGACGCAGTATCTGCTGGAGCAGGCAAATGGTGACCGTTTCTCGCGGCATATACTGTATCTACAGGCAGACCATTTTCTTCTTTCGCGAACTTCCCTGTATGACATTGCCGAAGAATTCTATGGACTGGGGGGGAAGCTGATCTGCTTTGATGAGATTCATAAATATCCGGATTGGTCACTGGAGTTGAAGAGCATATTTGATACGTTTCCTGATCTCAGGATGCTTGCTTCCGGCAGTTCGGCACTGGAAATAGCCAAAGGCAGCCACGATCTGAGTCGACGAGCCCTGTTATACCGGATGCATGGCCTGTCGTTTCGAGAGTACCTGGGGATGTATTGTGATATCCATTTTGACAAGGTCTCACTCAATGAGATCCTTGCGAACCACCAGCGGATTGCTGATACCGTTGTTGCAACCCTTGCCGGGCATGATCGTAAGGTTCTCGCATTGTTCAAAGAGTATCTGGCAACCGGATATTATCCATATTTTAAGGAGTTTAACGACAGAGGACAGTTCTACCTGACTATTGAACAAAATGTGCATACAACGCTTGAGGCTGATTTGCCTGCCATTCATCAAAACTTGAATGGCGTGTCTGTGCGTAAGATAGAACGTCTTCTGGCGATTGTTTCTTCACTGGTTCCCTATACTCCTGATATGAAACATCTGAAGAATATGCTGGATATTGGCGATGAGCGCACACTTAAAAATTATCTCAAACTCCTTGAGGATGCCGGCATTCTTCGGACTGTCTCCAGGAGCGGCAAGGGATTAAGGGCGTTGGAAAAACCTGAGAAAATATACCTGAATAACCCGACGCTGTATTATGCCCTTGCAGGGGGGGCTGCCCCGGATAGTGGTGCTGTCCGGGAAACGTTTTTTCTTGCCATGGTGAGTGTCGCTCACCAGGTGCGTGTGCCGGTAAAGGGTGATTTTCTGGTGAATGACAGTGTGACGTTTGAGGTTGGGGGAAAGAATAAAGATTCCTCGCAGATACAAGGGCTTGAAAACGCTTGGCTGGCTTTGGATTCTGTCGAGATCGGTTCTGGGAGCAGAATTCCATTGTGGTTGTTTGGATTTTTGTATTGA
- a CDS encoding glycosyltransferase family 9 protein, whose translation MTVLQALLKHADRLVGRLIIQLLPPSSHRDVRLPPISVLFIRPGGIGDAVLLIPAVRALRRCFPGVSIDILAERRNAGVFVLCPGISSVRRYDVASEFRAALKSRYDLVIDTEQWHRLSAVAARLIRAGARIGFVTNERRRLFTQAIPYEQDDYEADSFMRLLAPLGCGGGRGEGQFLDVAERDAETAESLLASLKRRVFVTLFPGASIAERCWGGGKFAELATRLQRKEIAVVVVGSAVDSEDAETIERAGALNLAGKTSLAETAAVLARSSLLVSGDSGILHIAVGLGVPTVSLFGPGREKKWAPRGDSHIVINKDLPCSPCTTFGYTPKCPVNARCMADISVDEVESSVLALLATKKIQ comes from the coding sequence ATGACGGTTTTACAGGCACTTCTCAAACATGCCGATCGCCTTGTCGGTCGCCTGATCATACAGTTGCTTCCACCATCCAGTCACCGTGACGTCCGTCTCCCCCCAATCTCCGTGCTTTTCATCCGTCCGGGCGGTATCGGAGACGCGGTGCTTCTGATACCAGCTGTGAGGGCGCTGCGCCGCTGTTTTCCCGGTGTATCCATCGACATATTGGCCGAACGGCGCAATGCGGGTGTTTTTGTCCTCTGCCCCGGAATCAGCTCGGTTCGCCGTTATGATGTGGCGTCGGAGTTTCGTGCTGCGCTTAAATCCAGGTACGATTTGGTTATAGATACGGAGCAGTGGCATCGGCTTTCGGCCGTAGCTGCCCGGCTGATTCGTGCAGGCGCAAGAATCGGCTTCGTAACCAACGAACGCCGGCGGCTCTTTACCCAGGCTATTCCTTACGAGCAGGACGATTACGAGGCCGATAGTTTCATGCGTCTATTGGCACCGCTCGGCTGTGGCGGTGGAAGGGGGGAGGGGCAGTTCTTGGATGTTGCCGAACGGGATGCCGAAACTGCCGAGAGTCTCCTTGCTTCTTTAAAGAGAAGGGTATTTGTGACCCTCTTTCCCGGGGCAAGCATTGCGGAACGCTGCTGGGGGGGTGGCAAGTTTGCCGAACTTGCTACTCGGCTTCAAAGAAAGGAAATTGCTGTTGTAGTGGTTGGAAGTGCCGTAGATAGTGAAGATGCAGAAACGATTGAGCGGGCTGGTGCACTGAATCTCGCCGGCAAAACAAGTCTTGCTGAAACCGCCGCCGTCCTGGCTCGCTCGTCACTACTCGTCAGTGGCGATTCCGGCATTCTCCATATCGCCGTTGGCCTCGGCGTTCCCACGGTCTCTCTCTTCGGTCCGGGGAGGGAAAAGAAGTGGGCGCCCCGGGGCGACAGTCATATTGTCATTAACAAAGATCTTCCGTGCTCACCATGTACCACCTTCGGCTATACTCCGAAGTGTCCAGTTAATGCCCGTTGTATGGCTGATATATCCGTTGATGAGGTTGAGTCGTCAGTATTGGCTCTCCTTGCCACAAAAAAAATCCAGTGA